A genomic segment from Streptomyces sp. NBC_00237 encodes:
- a CDS encoding right-handed parallel beta-helix repeat-containing protein: protein MPWIRRFSAVPPVLLAALLALLLLVLAAPAASAHEERPVTFPDGSGSVPEYRTGEPDLLVCKTGRAAFERRIAAFPEQLRKRNLALYARCEKSGYRHLQAAVDAVKRPGMNIAILPGLYEEEPSLPKPAGACASLKAPDSSLGYQILSYAQQVQCPRNQNLVAILGKKNLQIEGTGASRLDVVIDAKYQKLNGIRADQSDGVYFRNFTAQRTTFNSLYVLAGDGFVIDDVLTRWNDEYGFLTFASDHGLYKNCESYGNGDSGIYPGSASNINEGRGYDVPRYSIEITGCRSHHNMVGYSGTAGDSVWVHDNEFDQNMGGASMDSAFPGHPGLPQNHAKFERNLIHDNNADYYPFVADGTCAKPPVQRGYEQGVVCPQISMPPGTGIITAGGNWNLYENNWVYGHRRAAFYLNAVPAFIRGEKAWSKQTDTSHHNRYANNILGKDRKGASRPNGMDVSWDGQGRGNCWQDGPDGSSPGTLPQCGGARGDLFGGSDRLVGEPVKLAQLLICADYSVQARRLPAGCDWYGARGIERVETQLALAVAAVLLLVGGVLWWRRLRASRLGSSAALLGVVGLALDVAGSTMPLAATPVPAAALLCLGLWWAGTGLALRPTRPWLARLSLLLGALTLLDAFDKAVLMVPWIPLSPAWIRTLIAVIWVLWAVIASATRPGTPTRPAGPPAEAPADDNDRTPVPKSAPGAASGPFGSAGARPSAQEPTP, encoded by the coding sequence ATGCCGTGGATCCGCAGGTTCTCCGCCGTGCCGCCGGTGCTCCTCGCCGCCCTCCTCGCTCTGCTCCTCCTCGTGCTCGCCGCGCCCGCCGCGAGCGCGCACGAGGAACGGCCCGTGACCTTCCCGGACGGCTCCGGATCCGTACCCGAGTACCGGACGGGGGAGCCCGATCTCCTCGTCTGCAAGACCGGCCGGGCGGCCTTCGAGCGCCGAATCGCCGCATTTCCGGAGCAGTTGAGGAAGCGCAACCTCGCTCTGTACGCACGCTGCGAGAAGAGCGGCTACCGCCATCTCCAGGCCGCCGTGGACGCGGTGAAACGGCCCGGCATGAACATCGCGATCCTGCCCGGCCTGTACGAGGAGGAGCCCTCGCTGCCGAAACCGGCCGGGGCGTGCGCCTCGCTGAAGGCCCCCGACTCCTCCCTCGGGTACCAGATCCTGTCGTACGCCCAGCAGGTCCAATGCCCCCGCAACCAGAACCTGGTGGCGATCCTCGGCAAGAAGAACCTCCAGATCGAGGGCACCGGTGCCTCCCGCCTCGACGTGGTCATCGACGCCAAGTACCAGAAGCTCAACGGGATCCGCGCCGACCAGTCCGACGGCGTCTACTTCCGCAACTTCACCGCCCAGCGCACCACCTTCAACTCGCTGTACGTCCTCGCGGGCGACGGCTTCGTCATCGACGACGTACTGACCCGCTGGAACGACGAGTACGGATTCCTCACCTTCGCCAGCGACCACGGCCTGTACAAGAACTGCGAGTCCTACGGCAACGGCGACTCCGGCATCTACCCGGGCAGCGCCTCCAACATCAACGAGGGCCGGGGCTACGACGTCCCCCGCTACTCGATCGAGATCACCGGCTGCCGCAGCCACCACAACATGGTCGGCTACTCGGGCACCGCGGGCGACTCGGTCTGGGTGCACGACAACGAGTTCGACCAGAACATGGGCGGCGCCTCCATGGACAGCGCCTTCCCAGGACACCCCGGACTCCCGCAGAACCACGCCAAGTTCGAACGCAACCTGATCCACGACAACAACGCCGACTACTACCCCTTCGTCGCCGACGGCACCTGCGCCAAGCCCCCCGTGCAACGCGGCTACGAACAGGGCGTGGTCTGCCCGCAGATCTCCATGCCACCGGGCACCGGCATCATCACCGCGGGCGGCAACTGGAACCTGTACGAGAACAACTGGGTGTACGGCCACCGGCGCGCGGCCTTCTACCTCAACGCGGTCCCCGCCTTCATCCGGGGCGAGAAGGCATGGTCGAAACAGACCGACACCTCGCACCACAACCGCTACGCGAACAACATCCTCGGCAAGGACAGGAAGGGGGCCTCCCGGCCCAACGGCATGGACGTCTCCTGGGACGGACAGGGCCGGGGCAACTGCTGGCAGGACGGCCCGGACGGCTCCAGCCCCGGCACCCTGCCCCAGTGCGGCGGCGCACGCGGAGACCTTTTCGGAGGCTCCGACCGGCTCGTGGGCGAACCGGTCAAGCTCGCGCAGCTGCTGATCTGCGCCGACTACAGCGTGCAGGCGCGCAGACTGCCTGCGGGCTGCGACTGGTACGGCGCGCGCGGCATCGAACGCGTCGAGACCCAGCTGGCGCTGGCCGTCGCCGCCGTCCTGCTGCTGGTCGGCGGGGTGCTGTGGTGGCGCCGTCTGCGGGCCTCCCGGCTGGGCTCGTCGGCCGCCCTGCTGGGGGTCGTGGGCCTCGCCCTGGACGTGGCGGGTTCGACCATGCCGCTGGCCGCCACGCCGGTGCCCGCCGCGGCTCTGCTCTGCCTCGGCCTGTGGTGGGCGGGGACGGGCCTGGCGCTGCGTCCGACCCGGCCCTGGCTGGCGCGGCTCAGCCTCCTGCTGGGCGCCCTCACTCTGCTGGACGCCTTCGACAAGGCGGTACTGATGGTGCCCTGGATCCCGCTCAGCCCCGCCTGGATCCGCACCCTGATCGCGGTGATCTGGGTCCTGTGGGCCGTGATCGCCTCGGCGACCCGACCGGGCACCCCGACCCGGCCCGCCGGGCCCCCGGCCGAGGCCCCCGCCGACGACAACGACCGCACCCCCGTACCGAAGTCCGCGCCCGGCGCGGCGTCCGGTCCGTTTGGCAGCGCCGGCGCCCGTCCCAGTGCTCAGGAGCCGACCCCGTGA
- a CDS encoding polysaccharide deacetylase family protein yields the protein MARHDSGRGWYGKVVGAALGVVVLAAGASVWTAQAGTESGSPSKPNAAGSVAGSVEPVAATIAHASDAGPLGVNLTIDDGPDPVWTPRVLDLLREYGVKATFCMVGTQAQAHPDLVKRVVAAGHRLCDHSVSHNTAMDKKSQLYQSQQIRDAERMITEASGGVRPMYYRAPGGAFTPYSRGLAAGLGMRPLGWNVDSKDFERPGTDAIVATVERELPNGPTLLFHDAGGDRTQTVEALRLLLPRLTAQGYSFGFPVR from the coding sequence ATGGCACGGCACGACAGCGGGCGGGGCTGGTACGGCAAGGTCGTCGGGGCGGCGCTCGGGGTGGTGGTGCTCGCCGCCGGAGCCTCGGTGTGGACCGCACAGGCGGGAACCGAGAGCGGCTCGCCGTCGAAGCCCAACGCGGCGGGTTCCGTGGCCGGTTCCGTTGAGCCGGTCGCGGCGACCATCGCGCACGCATCGGACGCCGGGCCGCTCGGCGTCAATCTCACCATCGACGACGGGCCCGACCCCGTGTGGACCCCCCGGGTCCTCGACCTGCTGCGGGAGTACGGGGTGAAGGCCACGTTCTGCATGGTGGGGACGCAGGCGCAGGCCCACCCGGACCTCGTGAAGAGGGTCGTCGCGGCCGGGCACCGGCTGTGCGACCACTCCGTGTCGCACAACACCGCCATGGACAAGAAGTCCCAGCTCTACCAGTCGCAGCAGATCCGCGACGCCGAACGCATGATCACCGAAGCGTCCGGGGGCGTACGGCCGATGTACTACCGGGCGCCCGGCGGAGCCTTCACCCCGTACAGCCGGGGGCTCGCCGCCGGCCTGGGCATGCGTCCGCTGGGGTGGAACGTGGACTCCAAGGACTTCGAGCGGCCGGGTACGGACGCCATCGTCGCGACCGTCGAACGGGAGCTGCCGAACGGACCGACACTCCTGTTCCACGACGCGGGCGGCGACCGCACCCAGACCGTCGAGGCGCTGCGCCTGCTCCTCCCCCGGCTCACGGCGCAGGGTTACTCCTTCGGCTTCCCGGTGCGCTGA
- a CDS encoding serine hydrolase, with translation MNDERTHPLHVPLNSAALNAALENVHRAGVPGLFAEVRDGEHTWRGAAGVADLATGRPVTADLKHRIGSVTKTFTAAAVLQLVDSGRIDLDAPVGHHLPDLVPGLPGDTITVRMLINHSSGLAEYLPYVYPSLKGMPVVTATGPESLEEHRFTRFDPTELIELGVAAPAFSPPGAAPGLYSNTNYLLMAALIERVTGTPAEQHITQHVIERAGLRHTEFPTGPHIDGPHSRLYESWFGMIDPPRDFSVFDMSYAGPSASLISTVADLNRFYAQLMAGDIVSPAALAQMQQTVRIISQEGKPIDYGLGMYPMRAPGRETFWGHGGTVWGAGTLAMIRADGGRQLAVAFNLQRWQRPGPSGGLEPHPVDDALAALYDQAMYG, from the coding sequence GTGAACGACGAAAGGACGCACCCCTTGCACGTCCCACTGAATTCCGCAGCGCTGAACGCAGCCTTGGAGAACGTCCACCGCGCCGGTGTACCGGGCCTGTTCGCCGAGGTGCGCGACGGTGAGCACACCTGGCGCGGCGCCGCCGGTGTCGCCGACCTCGCCACCGGCCGCCCCGTCACCGCCGACCTGAAGCACCGCATCGGCAGCGTCACCAAGACCTTCACCGCCGCCGCCGTGCTGCAACTGGTCGACAGCGGCAGGATCGACCTCGACGCCCCGGTCGGCCACCACCTCCCGGACCTGGTCCCCGGCTTACCCGGCGACACCATCACGGTCCGGATGCTGATCAACCACTCCAGCGGCCTCGCCGAGTACCTTCCGTACGTCTACCCCTCGCTCAAGGGCATGCCGGTCGTCACAGCCACCGGCCCCGAAAGCCTGGAGGAACACCGGTTCACCCGCTTCGACCCCACCGAACTCATCGAACTGGGCGTCGCCGCACCGGCCTTCAGCCCCCCGGGCGCGGCCCCGGGCCTCTACTCCAACACCAACTACCTCCTCATGGCCGCCCTCATCGAACGCGTCACGGGCACCCCGGCCGAGCAGCACATCACGCAGCACGTGATCGAGCGCGCCGGACTCCGTCACACCGAGTTCCCCACCGGGCCGCACATCGACGGCCCCCATTCCCGCCTCTACGAGTCCTGGTTCGGCATGATCGACCCGCCGCGCGACTTCAGCGTCTTCGACATGTCCTACGCGGGCCCCTCGGCCTCGCTCATCTCCACCGTCGCCGACCTCAACCGGTTCTACGCCCAGCTCATGGCCGGGGACATCGTCAGCCCGGCCGCCCTGGCACAGATGCAGCAGACCGTCCGGATCATCTCCCAGGAGGGCAAGCCCATCGACTACGGCCTCGGCATGTACCCGATGCGAGCCCCCGGCCGGGAGACCTTCTGGGGGCACGGCGGCACGGTCTGGGGCGCGGGCACGCTCGCCATGATCCGCGCGGACGGCGGGCGGCAGCTGGCCGTCGCGTTCAACCTGCAGAGGTGGCAGCGCCCCGGCCCCTCGGGCGGCCTCGAACCCCACCCCGTCGACGACGCACTCGCGGCCCTCTACGACCAGGCGATGTACGGCTGA
- a CDS encoding TetR/AcrR family transcriptional regulator — protein sequence MTGRRRWSTEEILDAAAELLRTNDADSFSVRKLAAVLGTDSSSLYRHFRSKTELVRAVADRVLLGVMEGYRPEGDWQQRITALALRVREAFGEQPQLAAAWGRYASSGTGSRMVMEQLLQALRESGLPDEEIPAHYHRITVLLVALIASEAGVSTIGPVEYEQGMELFRVAVLGADPERFPAVAHFARDVKPQGADRRAAFEEILAAQLAHVERSARPWSAGPQDIPS from the coding sequence ATGACGGGCCGCAGGCGCTGGTCGACCGAAGAGATCCTGGACGCGGCGGCGGAGCTGCTGCGCACGAACGACGCGGACTCGTTCAGCGTGCGCAAGCTGGCCGCGGTGCTCGGGACCGATTCCTCCAGCCTGTACCGGCACTTCCGCAGCAAGACCGAGTTAGTGCGCGCGGTCGCCGACCGGGTGCTGCTCGGCGTCATGGAGGGCTACCGGCCCGAGGGCGACTGGCAGCAGCGCATCACCGCTCTGGCGCTGCGCGTGCGGGAGGCTTTCGGGGAGCAGCCGCAACTCGCCGCCGCCTGGGGACGCTACGCGTCGAGCGGCACCGGTTCCCGGATGGTCATGGAGCAACTGCTACAGGCACTGCGGGAGTCGGGACTGCCCGACGAGGAGATCCCGGCGCACTACCACCGGATCACGGTGCTCCTCGTCGCGTTGATCGCCTCCGAGGCCGGGGTCAGCACCATCGGCCCGGTGGAGTACGAACAGGGCATGGAGCTCTTCCGCGTCGCGGTCCTCGGCGCCGACCCCGAACGCTTTCCCGCCGTGGCCCACTTCGCCCGCGACGTCAAACCCCAGGGCGCGGACCGCCGCGCCGCGTTCGAAGAGATCCTGGCCGCCCAACTCGCACACGTCGAGCGCTCCGCCCGGCCCTGGTCGGCAGGGCCCCAGGACATCCCGTCATAG
- a CDS encoding DUF4097 family beta strand repeat-containing protein, whose translation MQQFATPAAITAHLDIPAGGIRLTASDRTDTTVEVRPANPSKSRDVKAAEETTVDYADGVLRITAPTPKNQVLGSTGAVEITVELPAGSHVEGKTATAEFHTVGRLGEVTYDSAHGSVKLDETAGARIGLQAGDIQVGRLGDAARVSTAKGDITITEAVRGEVTLRTEAGNITVGAARGTSATLDAGTTYGRIVNTLQNADGADAALTLHATTSYGDITARSN comes from the coding sequence ATGCAGCAGTTCGCCACCCCCGCCGCCATCACCGCCCACCTCGACATCCCCGCCGGAGGCATCCGTCTGACCGCCTCCGACCGCACCGACACCACCGTCGAGGTCCGCCCCGCGAACCCCTCCAAGAGCCGCGACGTCAAGGCCGCCGAGGAGACCACCGTCGACTACGCGGACGGCGTCCTGCGGATCACCGCCCCCACCCCCAAGAACCAGGTGCTCGGCTCCACCGGCGCCGTCGAGATCACCGTCGAACTCCCCGCCGGTTCGCACGTCGAGGGCAAGACCGCCACCGCCGAGTTCCACACCGTCGGCCGCCTCGGCGAGGTCACCTACGACAGCGCCCACGGCAGCGTGAAGCTCGACGAGACCGCCGGGGCACGGATCGGCCTCCAGGCCGGTGACATCCAGGTCGGGCGGCTCGGCGACGCGGCCCGCGTGTCCACCGCCAAGGGCGACATCACGATCACCGAGGCCGTGCGGGGCGAGGTCACCCTGCGCACCGAGGCCGGGAACATCACCGTCGGCGCCGCCCGAGGCACCTCCGCCACCCTCGACGCCGGAACCACGTACGGCCGCATCGTCAACACCCTCCAGAACGCCGACGGCGCCGACGCCGCGCTCACCCTCCACGCCACCACCTCGTACGGCGACATCACCGCCCGCAGCAACTGA
- a CDS encoding DPP IV N-terminal domain-containing protein, whose translation MSTTENYQAAEQLLRRPARPGELVTGDRVRPQWTDGGARFWYAVNTGSGKRFVRVDPAAGTREPAFDHARLAAALASASGQQADPEGLPFMGIQLTDDAVEFDAFGAYWSCRLDSYVCEPAEFTPPGNPLEVPSPDGKFAVSRRGHDLWARSLADGSDWALTTDGIAHHQYGTGPESTGNSTLLRKIGLPYLPPSVAWSPDSTKVLTHRTDEREVRETHLVEAAPAGGGAPVLHSQRYAHAGDAHIPLAELVVLDVASGTVVRAQGEPLLMPAMSPVTAQWAWWAEDGSAVYFLARPRHLRTLSLHRMDPATGEVTVVLSESGETRVEPNQSYYEPPLVRVLADEVLWYSQRDGWGHLYRYDLRTGALLGQVTSGQWAVREILRVDETSRTVYFTAAGLVEADPYRRTVCRVSLDGSGFAKVTDDDQDHVVTMAPGQEFFLDSASTVDTPPVSRVVDVTGRVLVELERADVSKLAATGWTAPERFCVKAADGETDVYGVLYRPRGFDPAASYPVVDNVYPGPQVARVAPSFDPGGMGMDAEPLAALGFVVVALDGRGTPGRSKAFHDASWGHLGDAGALADHVAALRQLAATRPWMDLDRVGVLGHSGGGFAAARALLDFPETYKAGVAMSGSHEARCFNPGFVETYDGADAPEAWARTSNVERADRLAGKLLLIHGELDDQVHPSHTLRLADRLVAANKDFELLLVPGAEHTFIDCIAYVRTRSWDFLVRELLGAQPPAYRPSPIAIGPELLAEMFA comes from the coding sequence ATGAGCACCACCGAGAACTACCAGGCCGCCGAACAGCTTCTGCGCCGCCCCGCCCGTCCCGGCGAGCTCGTCACCGGAGACAGGGTCAGGCCGCAGTGGACCGACGGAGGGGCCCGGTTCTGGTACGCGGTGAACACGGGCTCCGGCAAGAGATTCGTGCGGGTCGACCCGGCGGCGGGCACCCGCGAGCCCGCCTTCGACCACGCGCGGCTCGCCGCCGCACTGGCCTCCGCGTCCGGCCAGCAGGCCGACCCCGAAGGACTGCCGTTCATGGGCATCCAACTGACCGACGACGCCGTCGAGTTCGACGCCTTCGGTGCGTACTGGAGCTGCCGACTGGACAGTTACGTCTGCGAGCCCGCCGAGTTCACCCCGCCGGGCAACCCCCTCGAAGTACCCTCCCCCGACGGCAAGTTCGCCGTATCGCGGCGCGGGCACGACCTGTGGGCGCGCTCACTGGCCGACGGCAGCGACTGGGCCCTGACCACGGACGGCATAGCCCACCACCAGTACGGCACGGGCCCCGAGTCCACGGGCAACTCCACCCTCCTGCGCAAGATCGGCCTGCCGTACCTGCCTCCCTCGGTGGCCTGGTCGCCCGACTCGACGAAGGTGCTGACGCACCGGACCGACGAGCGCGAGGTCCGCGAGACCCACCTCGTGGAGGCCGCGCCCGCCGGCGGCGGCGCACCCGTCCTGCACTCCCAGCGGTACGCCCACGCCGGGGACGCGCACATACCGCTGGCCGAACTCGTCGTCCTGGACGTCGCGTCGGGCACCGTGGTCCGCGCCCAGGGCGAGCCGCTGCTCATGCCCGCGATGTCCCCGGTCACGGCCCAGTGGGCGTGGTGGGCCGAGGACGGCTCGGCGGTGTACTTCCTGGCCCGGCCGCGCCACCTGCGGACGCTCTCCCTGCACCGGATGGACCCGGCGACCGGCGAGGTCACCGTGGTGCTCAGCGAGTCCGGCGAGACCCGGGTGGAGCCCAACCAGTCCTACTACGAGCCGCCGCTCGTACGGGTGTTGGCCGACGAGGTGCTGTGGTACTCGCAGCGCGACGGCTGGGGCCACCTCTACCGGTACGACCTGCGCACCGGCGCGCTGCTCGGTCAGGTCACCTCGGGCCAGTGGGCGGTGCGGGAGATCCTGCGCGTCGACGAGACCTCGCGGACGGTGTACTTCACCGCCGCCGGGCTGGTCGAGGCGGATCCCTACCGTCGTACCGTGTGCCGCGTCTCGCTGGACGGGTCCGGCTTCGCCAAGGTGACCGACGACGACCAGGACCACGTCGTCACCATGGCCCCGGGCCAGGAGTTCTTCCTCGACTCCGCGTCCACCGTCGACACTCCCCCGGTGTCCCGCGTCGTCGACGTCACCGGGCGGGTGCTGGTCGAGCTGGAGCGGGCCGACGTCAGCAAGCTCGCCGCGACCGGCTGGACCGCGCCGGAACGGTTCTGCGTGAAGGCGGCCGACGGGGAGACGGACGTCTACGGGGTGCTGTACCGGCCGCGCGGCTTCGACCCCGCCGCGAGCTACCCGGTGGTGGACAACGTCTACCCCGGCCCGCAGGTCGCCCGGGTCGCCCCGAGCTTCGACCCCGGCGGCATGGGCATGGACGCCGAACCCCTCGCCGCGCTCGGCTTCGTGGTGGTGGCGCTGGACGGGCGCGGCACCCCGGGGCGGAGCAAGGCGTTCCACGACGCCTCGTGGGGACACCTGGGCGATGCGGGCGCTCTGGCCGACCACGTCGCGGCGCTGCGGCAGTTGGCGGCGACCCGGCCGTGGATGGACCTGGACCGGGTGGGTGTGCTCGGCCACTCCGGCGGCGGGTTCGCGGCGGCGCGGGCGCTGCTCGACTTCCCCGAGACGTACAAGGCGGGCGTCGCCATGTCCGGCTCGCACGAGGCGCGCTGCTTCAACCCGGGCTTCGTCGAGACCTACGACGGCGCGGACGCCCCCGAGGCGTGGGCCCGTACGTCCAACGTGGAGCGCGCGGACCGGCTGGCCGGGAAACTGCTCCTGATCCACGGCGAGTTGGACGACCAGGTCCACCCGAGCCACACGCTGCGGCTCGCCGACCGGCTCGTCGCCGCGAACAAGGACTTCGAGCTGCTCCTCGTGCCGGGCGCCGAACACACGTTCATCGACTGCATCGCCTATGTCCGTACGCGCTCCTGGGACTTCCTGGTGCGCGAGCTGCTGGGCGCGCAGCCGCCCGCCTACCGCCCCTCCCCCATCGCCATCGGCCCGGAGCTGCTGGCCGAGATGTTCGCCTGA
- a CDS encoding dienelactone hydrolase family protein: MTLTPGTRGQRDPLDDFTRRTVGIDDVHKTVYVAGTGPAVVLMPEMPGISPDVARFARWIRDAGFTVYLPSLFGVDGAHPLAEARETVVKRACVSAEFRAFAGGGTSPVTGWLRGLARLAHDECGGPGVGAIGLCFTGNFALTMALEPAVVAPVVNHPSLPLDDPGALELSDEDAAAVAERVERDGLKVLAYRFENDTWCTGQRFAAYRKLLGDAFDGRVLPAEAANTDPPPFFRDVVGCAHSVVTAHLVDEEGHPTVRARDEILAYLAARLGPRAEGTRGPRP, from the coding sequence ATGACCCTCACCCCCGGAACACGCGGACAGCGCGACCCCCTGGACGACTTCACCCGGCGCACCGTCGGCATCGACGACGTCCACAAGACCGTGTACGTCGCCGGGACCGGACCGGCCGTGGTCCTGATGCCCGAGATGCCGGGCATCAGCCCCGACGTGGCCCGCTTCGCCCGCTGGATCCGGGACGCGGGCTTCACCGTGTACCTGCCCTCGCTCTTCGGCGTCGACGGCGCCCATCCGCTGGCCGAAGCACGCGAGACGGTGGTCAAGCGCGCCTGCGTCAGCGCCGAGTTCCGCGCCTTCGCCGGGGGCGGCACGAGCCCCGTCACCGGCTGGCTGCGCGGCCTCGCCCGCCTCGCGCACGACGAGTGCGGCGGGCCGGGAGTCGGCGCCATCGGCCTCTGCTTCACCGGCAACTTCGCCCTGACCATGGCGCTCGAACCCGCCGTCGTCGCCCCGGTCGTCAACCACCCGTCGCTCCCGCTCGACGACCCCGGCGCCCTGGAACTCAGCGACGAGGACGCCGCCGCCGTGGCCGAGCGCGTCGAACGGGACGGGCTCAAGGTCCTCGCGTACCGCTTCGAGAACGACACCTGGTGCACCGGCCAGCGCTTCGCGGCGTACCGGAAGCTGCTCGGCGACGCCTTCGACGGCCGTGTCCTTCCGGCCGAGGCGGCGAACACCGACCCGCCGCCCTTCTTCCGCGATGTCGTCGGCTGCGCCCACAGCGTCGTCACCGCCCACCTCGTCGACGAGGAGGGCCACCCCACCGTGCGGGCCAGGGATGAGATCCTCGCGTACCTGGCGGCACGCCTGGGGCCCCGCGCGGAAGGAACGCGGGGCCCCAGGCCATGA
- a CDS encoding GlxA family transcriptional regulator has translation MSPLRVSVLAYPGCFASEVYGVPDLLTMAAHVAAARGDGRPAYEVTVVSPRRRVAASGGAGLDVSAVRPADVLIVPGFEPPPAPDLAATLAQLGPEVATIRAQEAAGTAVVSICVGAFLLAEAGLLDGRGATTSWLYADRLARRYPGVRLCPESLVVTDRGVTTTAGFSAMYDFALQLIRQHHGPGVARSTARIALVDDARSTQAPYVDSALLPTPGREFSLSVKRWLDQHLDARYDLAALAREFHVSTRTLLRRFGEEAGESPLAYVQAARVQRARHLLETTERTVARIAAEVGYRDPGTFTGIFARHTGRRPREYRAMFQRGGARSTG, from the coding sequence ATGAGTCCGTTGCGGGTGAGCGTGCTGGCCTATCCGGGCTGTTTCGCCTCGGAGGTGTACGGAGTCCCGGACCTCCTGACCATGGCGGCCCACGTCGCCGCCGCGCGGGGGGACGGACGACCTGCCTACGAGGTCACCGTCGTCTCTCCCCGGCGGCGGGTGGCCGCGTCCGGCGGCGCGGGGCTCGACGTGTCGGCGGTGCGCCCCGCCGACGTCCTGATCGTGCCGGGCTTCGAGCCCCCGCCCGCGCCCGACCTCGCTGCGACGCTCGCGCAGCTGGGTCCCGAGGTCGCGACGATCCGCGCGCAGGAGGCAGCGGGGACGGCCGTCGTGTCGATCTGCGTGGGCGCGTTCCTGCTCGCCGAGGCCGGGTTGCTCGACGGGCGGGGGGCCACCACGTCCTGGCTGTACGCGGACCGGCTCGCCCGCCGGTATCCCGGCGTGCGCCTGTGCCCGGAGAGCCTGGTGGTGACGGACCGGGGGGTGACGACCACGGCGGGCTTCAGTGCCATGTACGACTTCGCGCTCCAGCTGATCCGCCAGCACCACGGCCCCGGAGTCGCCCGGAGCACCGCGCGCATCGCGCTCGTCGACGACGCGCGCTCCACCCAGGCCCCGTACGTCGACTCGGCGCTCCTGCCGACCCCGGGCCGGGAGTTCTCGCTGAGCGTCAAGCGGTGGCTCGACCAGCATCTCGACGCCCGCTACGATCTGGCCGCCCTCGCCCGGGAGTTCCACGTCAGCACGCGCACCCTGCTGCGGCGCTTCGGTGAGGAGGCGGGCGAGTCGCCGCTCGCGTACGTGCAGGCGGCCCGGGTGCAGCGGGCCCGGCACCTGCTGGAGACCACCGAACGGACCGTGGCGCGCATCGCCGCCGAGGTCGGGTACCGCGACCCCGGGACGTTCACCGGCATTTTCGCCCGGCACACGGGCCGTCGGCCCCGGGAGTACCGTGCGATGTTCCAGCGGGGCGGCGCGCGGAGCACCGGCTGA
- a CDS encoding geranyl diphosphate 2-C-methyltransferase, whose protein sequence is MEPSVTSTTSAFVPAPSTPYQGDIARYWDGEARPVNLRLGDVDGLYHHHYGIGDVDHAALGGPEDSEAEKKLVTELHRLESAQSVLLLDHLGDIGQGDTLVDAGCGRGGTSVMAHQRFGCKVEGVTLSAKQAEFGNQRARELGIDDHVRARVCNMLDMPFEKGQAAASWNNESTMYVDLDDLFAEHSRVLKVGGRYVTITGCWNPRYGQPSKWVSQINAHFECNIHSRREYLRAMADNRLVPQAVIDLTPETLPYWKLRATSSLVTGIEEAFINAYEDGSFQYVLIAADRV, encoded by the coding sequence ATGGAACCATCTGTGACCAGCACCACCTCCGCTTTCGTGCCCGCCCCCTCCACCCCTTACCAGGGCGACATCGCCCGCTACTGGGACGGTGAGGCCAGGCCCGTCAACCTGCGCCTCGGCGACGTCGACGGGCTCTACCACCACCACTACGGCATCGGCGACGTCGACCACGCCGCCCTCGGCGGTCCCGAGGACAGCGAGGCCGAGAAGAAGCTCGTCACGGAACTCCACCGCCTCGAATCCGCCCAGTCCGTCCTCCTCCTCGACCACCTCGGCGACATCGGGCAGGGCGACACCCTGGTGGACGCGGGCTGCGGCCGGGGCGGCACGAGCGTCATGGCGCACCAGCGCTTCGGCTGCAAGGTCGAGGGCGTCACCCTCTCCGCCAAGCAGGCCGAGTTCGGCAACCAGCGCGCCCGGGAACTCGGCATCGACGACCACGTCCGCGCCCGCGTCTGCAACATGCTCGACATGCCCTTCGAGAAGGGGCAGGCCGCCGCCTCGTGGAACAACGAGTCCACCATGTACGTCGACCTGGACGACCTCTTCGCCGAGCACTCCCGCGTCCTCAAGGTCGGCGGCCGGTACGTCACCATCACCGGCTGCTGGAACCCCCGGTACGGCCAGCCCTCCAAGTGGGTCTCGCAGATCAACGCCCACTTCGAGTGCAACATCCACTCCCGCCGCGAGTACCTGCGCGCCATGGCCGACAACCGTCTCGTCCCCCAGGCCGTCATCGACCTCACGCCCGAGACACTGCCCTACTGGAAGCTCCGGGCGACGTCCTCCCTGGTCACGGGCATCGAGGAGGCGTTCATCAACGCGTACGAGGACGGCTCCTTCCAGTACGTCCTGATCGCCGCCGACCGGGTCTGA